One genomic window of Terriglobales bacterium includes the following:
- the galU gene encoding UTP--glucose-1-phosphate uridylyltransferase GalU, with the protein MAMRVRKAVFPAAGLGTRFLPATKAQPKEMLPIVDKPIIQYGVEEALAAGCDQIIIVTGRGKSAIEDHFDVSYELEKMLEERKKTDLLTIVRQISDMIHVAYVRQKEALGLGHAVLMARELVGDEPFAVLLADDVIDANPPCLRQMIDQFNQTQSSIIATQQVDGPAISSYGVIDATPVKGNDRLFEVRDMVEKPKLADAPSNLAIIGRYILTPAIFEVLDNTPLGAGGELQLTDALRLLLKQQKVFGYRYEGRRHDAGDKLGFLQATVEFALKRPELNPAFRDYLKSLEL; encoded by the coding sequence ATGGCAATGAGGGTACGCAAGGCAGTATTTCCCGCTGCAGGTTTGGGCACTCGATTTTTGCCCGCGACGAAGGCTCAGCCCAAAGAGATGCTGCCCATTGTCGACAAGCCCATCATCCAGTATGGGGTAGAAGAGGCCTTGGCGGCGGGATGCGATCAGATCATCATTGTGACGGGCCGGGGCAAGAGTGCTATCGAAGACCACTTCGATGTCAGCTACGAACTCGAGAAGATGCTCGAGGAGCGCAAGAAGACCGATCTTCTGACCATCGTGCGCCAGATTTCTGACATGATTCACGTCGCGTACGTGCGTCAAAAGGAAGCGCTGGGACTGGGACATGCCGTATTGATGGCGCGCGAACTGGTCGGCGACGAACCTTTTGCAGTGCTGCTGGCGGATGACGTGATCGATGCCAATCCGCCATGCCTGAGGCAGATGATCGACCAGTTCAACCAGACGCAGTCCAGCATCATCGCCACACAACAAGTGGATGGGCCCGCGATCTCCTCCTACGGCGTGATTGACGCGACTCCTGTCAAGGGCAATGATCGCCTCTTTGAGGTTCGTGACATGGTCGAGAAGCCAAAGCTCGCCGACGCTCCTTCCAACCTGGCCATCATTGGCCGCTATATTCTGACACCCGCGATATTCGAGGTTCTCGACAACACTCCGCTGGGAGCCGGAGGAGAACTACAGCTGACGGATGCCCTGCGCCTGTTGCTGAAGCAGCAAAAAGTCTTTGGCTATCGCTATGAAGGCAGGCGGCACGATGCGGGCGACAAACTTGGGTTCCTCCAAGCGACTGTAGAATTCGCGCTGAAACGTCCTGAATTGAATCCCGCATTCCGCGACTATCTAAAGAGTCTGGAGCTATAG
- the nadC gene encoding carboxylating nicotinate-nucleotide diphosphorylase, with protein MDWHSRRITEILERALLEDRATRDATTQACIDPRMRATATIHAKQDCILSGLGAVNRILEIFSSLDKSVVGHHEVISHPEIFDGVRLHDRQAIAVIRHNARVILSCERVILNLLQRMSGIATTTRRYVDAIAGTRARILDTRKTVPGLRLLDKYGVRCGGGHNHRLDLSDGVLIKNNHISLGGGIERVLKRAHEARVGSQPIEIEVRTLDELEEALANGAEAILLDNMDPATVRKAVERVASHTRRIPLEASGGMNLQNVRSYAETGVDYISVGALTHSPQAVDMSMKITPALF; from the coding sequence TTGGATTGGCACAGTCGGCGCATCACTGAAATTCTCGAGCGAGCCCTCCTAGAAGATCGTGCCACTCGCGATGCCACAACTCAGGCTTGCATCGATCCGCGCATGCGAGCCACCGCGACCATTCACGCCAAACAGGATTGCATTCTCTCCGGCTTGGGGGCCGTGAATCGAATTCTTGAGATCTTCAGCAGCCTTGACAAATCCGTTGTAGGGCACCATGAAGTCATCAGTCATCCGGAGATCTTCGACGGTGTTCGCCTGCACGATCGGCAGGCGATTGCGGTGATTCGACACAATGCACGCGTCATCCTCTCTTGCGAACGCGTGATCTTGAATTTGCTGCAGCGCATGAGTGGTATCGCGACGACGACGCGACGTTATGTCGATGCCATCGCTGGAACGAGAGCTCGCATTCTTGACACACGGAAGACGGTTCCGGGATTGCGCCTGCTAGACAAGTACGGCGTACGCTGTGGCGGAGGACACAATCATCGACTGGACCTCTCCGATGGCGTGCTCATCAAGAACAATCACATCTCGCTCGGTGGCGGGATTGAACGGGTCCTGAAGCGTGCGCATGAGGCGCGCGTGGGCTCGCAGCCCATCGAAATTGAGGTGCGTACGCTGGACGAGCTCGAAGAAGCGCTGGCAAACGGAGCGGAGGCCATTCTTCTCGACAACATGGATCCGGCGACGGTTCGCAAAGCCGTCGAGCGCGTTGCCAGCCACACTCGCCGCATCCCTCTCGAAGCCTCTGGTGGAATGAATCTGCAGAATGTCCGCAGCTATGCCGAGACAGGTGTGGATTACATCTCCGTTGGTGCTCTCACGCACTCGCCGCAAGCCGTAGATATGAGCATGAAAATCACGCCGGCGCTGTTTTGA